Proteins encoded within one genomic window of Triticum aestivum cultivar Chinese Spring chromosome 2D, IWGSC CS RefSeq v2.1, whole genome shotgun sequence:
- the LOC123049400 gene encoding septin and tuftelin-interacting protein 1 homolog 1-like — MAMLESNIDFSTLLDTSDSGEDKPLNPSVMSGSFVFLPSRAVANMMRRWNYREGSGLGAQGQGIVAPIQAVVRVRRRPKAGLGYREKPYDNGLHVPPEPPVEEECREWENIARAMRLETECCETILALLQDMRLQGDDSVETMDALKAMAESKKGLHGKRMLGTWKARLPSSAARYIIEQVITPRMVVDVREWKPSWDPDCHDWLRPLIPLIGHLPESLYGTVESKIRNGDYEVVSPWKEYLSPVQWDTFSKLHILPMLTRLVRDMRITPPKQTDPSFRMVMLWAPLLRVQDVVSILEAEQFFDKWEGALRHWLQAAKPSLGEATAWCTGWKTLFTPELLADETVLAHLDAGLDMVDPAMQDLDSLFSKL; from the coding sequence ATGGCGATGCTAGAGTCCAACATCGACTTCTCTACGCTGCTCGACACGAGCGACTCCGGCGAAGACAAGCCGCTCAATCCATCAGTTATGTCCGGCAGCTTCGTGTTCCTCCCCAGTCGGGCGGTGGCGAACATGATGCGGCGATGGAATTACCGGGAAGGCTCGGGCCTCGGCGCGCAGGGGCAAGGGATCGTCGCGCCTATACAGGCCGTCGTGCGGGTGCGGCGGCGTCCAAAGGCCGGCCTCGGCTACCGTGAGAAACCATACGACAATGGTCTCCAtgtgccgccggagccgcccgtggAGGAGGAGTGCCGTGAGTGGGAGAATATTGCACGGGCTATGCGGCTTGAGACGGAGTGCTGCGAGACGATCCTCGCGCTCCTACAAGACATGAGGCTTCAAGGGGACGACAGCGTGGAGACGATGGATGCGCTGAAGGCCATGGCCGAGTCCAAGAAGGGGCTCCATGGGAAGCGCATGCTGGGGACGTGGAAAGCCAGGCTGCCTTCTTCCGCCGCGCGCTACATAATCGAGCAGGTGATCACGCCGAGGATGGTCGTCGACGTGCGAGAGTGGAAGCCGTCATGGGATCCGGACTGTCACGACTGGCTACGCCCGTTGATTCCTCTCATCGGCCACTTACCCGagagcctctacggtaccgtggaGAGCAAGATCAGGAACGGTGACTACGAAGTCGTCTCGCCATGGAAGGAGTACCTTAGCCCGGTGCAATGGGACACCTTCAGCAAGCTTCACATCCTGCCAATGCTAACACGGTTAGTACGGGACATGAGGATCACGCCGCCGAAGCAAACCGACCCTTCCTTCCGGATGGTGATGTTGTGGGCACCTCTCCTGCGCGTTCAAGACGTGGTGTCGATCCTAGAAGCTGAACAGTTCTTTGACAAATGGGAAGGCGCGCTGCGACACTGGCTGCAAGCCGCGAAGCCCTCGTTGGGGGAGGCCACCGCATGGTGCACCGGCTGGAAGACGCTCTTCACGCCAGAGTTGCTCGCCGATGAAACTGTGCTCGCGCATCTTGATGCTGGCCTTGATATGGTCGATCCTGCAATGCAAGACCTCGACAGTCTTTTTAGCAAATTGTAG